The segment GGGAAGGTTTCTGGGGGTGATGTCTGAACTGAGCACTGAAGAAAGAGAGGAATCTCAGCAGGTCAAGGAGGGGAATGGAATCTGGGCATGGAAGATGGCCTGTGTAAATGCAGAAAGACATGGACCAGGCAGGTCAGACCAAAGGGAGGAGAGCTCAGAGGAAGTAAATATGTGATCTGTGCTCAACCTCGAAGGGAAAGAATGGCTCCTCCTCAAAAACAACTTCTGCCCTGGCAACTGACCAACAAAAAGGGCATGGCTTGCGCCTGACTGGAGGGGCTGCAGGAGAGAGGCAGCACTCATGAGTTGTTGGTGaatggaacaaaataaaatggagaacagAACTTTCACAACAGTACCTTCTAAAGGTGCCAAGGCACTGGAAATGACCTGGGTGTCCATCAGTCAGGGCATGGCTGACTGAGCTGACTGTGGCATTTGAATGCAATGGGGCAGGAACATATTCTAAAAATGAGGAGCATGAGAAATCCAAGGGACATGGGGGACATGAGTGTGGTGATGCAAAGACGGTGGAGCCAGAAATATAAGCAGCTGGTTTCAGACTGACAGGAATAACCCATCCTGGTTGAGGAGACAACCTTCCTCTCGCAAGGATAGAGGCTGGACTTGGAGCCTGAGGCACCTCCTTGCCTTCGCTCAGGGATCCTCGGGCCCTAGGGACTGCAGCTCAGTTGAGGAGGTAACACAGGCCTCCTCCCAACAGAGGCCTGGTTCCTCAGTCCCCCAACTGTGCTTGTTACATGGAAAGAGGGGCTGTAGAGTGCATCCTAAAgtgtgtgattaaaaaaaaagcaataaatttgaaaagaaaaagggtaGGAGAGctctcacctctccctcctaGGACCCTGGGGACCCAGCAATGTGATGAAGGGGAAGGAATCCTTATCCTGGAGCCAGGgacacctgtggcttcaagaaagttccataatctctctgagcctcagaacACCCACCTGCCAAGTGGGACCAGAGGAGCCCAAGGTCTTTGGATGCTGGGATCCCGGGGAAGGGGAGGGGTATCTTCCCTGagggatgactctctgggagcTTTGCTCAGACAAAGGCTGAGCAGAGACGATCAAGATCAGATCTAGGCCTCTTCAaatccaagctcctcattttagaaatggggaaacGAGGCCGAAAGGGCATGCGCACTGCCTCCTCAATATGGCCACTTCCTCAATGCTGCACTCAGAGATGCGTGCACTGCCTTCCCCAGGGAAGGACGCCCAAGGTTCCCAGACCCCCTTGTTCTTCACAATGGAATGGAGAAAACCccaagggagggggtggggtgggagggcaAGTCAAGGCCTGAGCCTCAGGTGAAGTCACCTGCCTGAAGTCACAGGGTGCTTCAAGGGCAGAGTTGGACCCTGGGGTTGGTGTCCCTTTCACTCTGGCATGCTGCCTCTTGCCTATTCAAAGGCCATTGGGCCACCAGGCATCCCCCAGGCTACCAGGGATGATGTGGAAAAGGCCAAGGACCAGGAGCTGGAAACTGGTCAAGCCTTGCCTCAGTTACCCACTGGTTGTGGAGCCCACAGCAAGTTActgctctcagcctcagtttccccctctgtaaaaccTGAAGAATAAAGCCTGCACTACCTACTTCTTCCACTAAGTTCTTCTCTGATACCACACTGGCCTCTAGGCTTTCCAAGGCACTGCCAACTGACCCTGAGTCCCTCCTATGCTGAGAAGGCTTTTGGGCCGAGCCCAGACACAGGGTTGGCCACTGGGGAGGACTCTTACAGCTGCTCTAAGGCAGACTGCAGCTTGCCCTGGTGGAGGGAGTCCCCACCCAGGCTCCTTGAGACATTCTTGTTCATGTAAGCATGAACTCTCATTCCCACTGCTTCCATGTCTTTAAACTTCCCAGAGGCCTAAGATGGTTCAAGGACTGAGGACACTCACCTGCAGGTGCCCAGCAATCACTCGGCAGTCAGGAAACAGGTAGTTGGCCACCTCACAGACGGGCTCCTCAATGCCCAGGGTCTGACAATGTTCTCGAGCTTCCTGGCAGGCCACCTTATACTGGGTCTGAGGCTTCCCGAGGACCGAGAGCATCCCGCTGGGAACAGCCTCGGATGCTTCCTGCATGGCCTCGGCACGGACTTTGACTGCATGCAGCCCTGACAGGGAGCAAAGGTAACCAGTCATTAGACAGGTGTTTATGATGCTCTCAAGATGAGCCGTGCTTTATGCTAAAGGCTGGGGttcaaagacaaagcaaaacGGTACCTGCCCTTACAGGGCACACAATTTAGTGCTGGAGACACAAGGTAAAGAAATAGGTACAGAGTGGGAATGGGACATAATGCCAGGGGAGAAGGTGCTAGAGGCTGGGAGGCCCAAGATGGCTTCCCACAGCAGaccccaggaggcagagatgaagagggagaggggatcAGGCCTGGGCCAGGCAGTACAAAAGAGTACCACGGGGAGCTCCAGCCGGTACAGCTGAACTGGAGAACTGAGTGGGAGGGAGTTAGGTGTACGGTGGCTGGAAAGGTTGAAAAGTCACTGGGTACCAGTAGAGTGGATTGGATGAGGTATGATATGGCTGGACCTAGGCTTTATGAAGACTGCCTTGGTAGCTAAGTGGAGGCCAGGCTGGAGGGGAGAAAGTGAGGTAGGGAGATCAGCCAAAAGGCAGTAGAAGAATTTTCAGCTCCTTAGAAGTGGCCCTTCATTTCTCTACTAAACAATGGCCTGTAGAAGGAGAgtgtctcagagtcagaaggggcCTCCAAAGGTCACTGGGCCCAGGCTGGGCACTGTCTCTCCACCAGCTCACATGGCTGCTCTTCCACCATCACCTCACTCCCAGGCTGTTcagcagagacagggagagagcaGCACAAGGGAATCTGTGGGAGGGAGGTTCAGAGCTGAGGAGTGGCAGGAAGACGAAACAGGAGGACGCTGGCTTTCCAAATCTGCCTCAAACACCACAGAGGCAAGGTCCATtctttccaagcctcagttttcttcacgTGGACAACTGGAATGGAAACCCTCACAGGACTATGGTGGTGAGGGGGAGCCTGGAAGACCCCTCAGGCATCTACACAGGAGCTATTCCCCCACTGAGGCAATTGTGGGAAGGACCTCAGCACCTCTggagggaggtgaggaagaaggcaggggtgggggggagagagaacaagagaacCAGAGATGGGAAGTGGTGGGGTCATTTAATGAGCAGCTAGAGTGCCAGTCCCTGCCCCCAGAGAGCTTACTCTTGGGAAGGACAGAGATAACACGTCCACAATGACAGCCAGGTAGTGGGGGCAGGAGGACCCCCGCGCCTGAGGGCTTTGCTTCCAGCATCAGGAAAGGCGTCATGCTTCACGAAGCTTAAAGAAGAGGAGGGCAgggacagccagggcaaaggccTGGAGCCTGGAGCTGAGGAACAGCAGGCAGTCTGGGATGGCTGGATCATAGAAAGggctggaaaggcaggaaaggcCTGGTTGTGAGAGTTCAACATCAGATAAAGGATTTCAGATCTGATCCTAGAGTTATTAGGGCGCCACTGGAATGTAATGAATGGAGGTGGTGCAACCAGATCAaggctttaggaaaaccactttggtggCCATGTGGAGGATGGGCTGCAGGCAGGGATGACCAGCAGCACTTGTAGGCATCCAGGTGAGACATGAGGAGGTCATGTGGGTGCCACATGAATGGAGAGGCGGGCCGGTGGTAATGAGATATGCTGGGAGATAGAATCGACCAGATCTGGTGATGGAGGACACACGGGCTGGGAGAGCCGGGAGCCAGGGTGCATGGGAATCAGGATAACTGGGAGGACCGTATGCCCTTGAAAGCAACACAAAagtctggaagagaaatgagtggtGAAGGGAAGCCAATAACAAATGGAAAGCGTCCCTCCAGGACTTACTGTGCACCTCTGCTGAGTGCCGGGGACGCAACTGAAAGAAAGGCCAGGCCCATCCCCAGGAAGCTCTGACTCTAGTGGAAGAGACAACTGGCAGGGGAGGTCTCAGctgaaaggtcccatggtccttagagtGTGGTGACAAGACAAAAAGAGGGAGAGCTCGGCCTTCTGTTGTGAACAAGATGAGTTTGAGATCTCTTGGGGAATCTGGTTAAAAAATGTCCAAGGGGTAGGTGATGTAGGAACAGAGCTGGGGGAGAACCTGGGGCCACATTAGCAATCTGGGATCTCAAGAATCACTGAAGCCAAGAAACAGAGagcaggggaagaagggaagagcaCCCAGGGCAGTCCTGGGGAATGCCCAGGGGAAGTGACATGGATGACGACAAAGCAGAGGGGCACAGCAGTGCTGATCAAGGCATGTGACCGATTCTGCaacaagagggaagaggaaattcTTAGGAGAAGAGAGCTGTGTGAGGTTTGGGGCAGGGAACGCCGAACACCTTTGAAGAATGGCAGAGGGAGCTTGGGGAGCCCCCAGGGTGGCAGGAACCTGAAGTACCTGGGAAGGTGGGGCTAGGCTGGAGGAAAGTACATAAAGGTCAAATGTGCTAGGGAGTGAACCACCCCACAAAACACAAAACATGGGCCCACTGAACCTGTGCACTTGCTGAGACAGGGTCTGGCAGGAGGGAGAACAAAGGGCCTCCTCCAGGCTTTGTATTCCACAGACTGGTTTCTTTTTTGGTTCAGACATATGACTTTATCCATCTTGGAGGGGCACTGACTGGAGCAGCCAGGGCGCCACACCAGGGGACATCAGGGGCAGGTTAGAACTTGgaccttcctggctccaaggtcagcccttggcaccacactgcctctcactaCAATggccattttatagatcagaaaaccGAAGCTGGGCTGATGTGCTCCACAGCAAGGGTCACAGCAAGTCACAGCTCTGAAGGGATGTGCTCCACAGCAAGGGTCACAGCAAGTCACAGCTCTTCTAGGGTTGGTGTTGTACCCATTCCACGTCACTACCCCCTGACTCCCATGGTAGAACTGCCATGTAAGCCAGAGTCATTCAGACAATGCCACAAAAGCCTGCCACATCCCCATGGCAGGATCCAACCAACGTCCTCAGTACCTTCTTCAAATTCTAAGGCACCAGAAAACACAAGGGCTGCAAACTCTCCCACGCTGAATCCAGCTGCAGCAACACAATTCTCAATAACCTGTGGCAAGAAATGCATAACACAAGGTCAAGCCCTGAAAGTGGGCCCTGAAATTATCAGGGCGAGCTGGAGGCCAAATTTAACACAGTGTCCTGGTGCTCCTCTGTGAGCAGCAGGGAATGCTAGGCTTCTCTGAGGAGGACAGGCTTCCACGATGGTCAAGGTCCCACCACAATGGAAGCTGACTCCTCCAGTACAGAAGTAACATTTTCAACAACTCAGGTTTGGGTTGTGGGAAAAACACATTGTGTTCCTCAGTGCCTGTAGCCTTCTCACCCTGAAGCATCCCTGTGCCCTGTGGCCTGTGTCTCCCATTGTTGAAGTCCTCTTGGAACCTCCACTCTGAGGAAGAGGCAGACCAGCCAGCTTCATTCCTCTCTTGGCTCTGCTTGGGACTCTCAGGATCTTGTCACCATGCCCCTCCACAGCTTCTATTCTGGGCTGTTTTTTCCCACTGGAATGTAAGCTTGccaagggcagggattatctctctttctgtctctgtttgtaGCCTCAACAATCaattaacacaatgcctggcacagaataatcatttaacaaatgcttggtgCTGACTGCCCACTGGTCCATGGATAAACCAAGATGGTGAATCTGTCAGCACCGTGGCCATGTGGGGAATTCATGAAATGTGGTAAGTCTCAGGGAGTCTGAGAGTAAGGACCTTCTCCCTTTATTCCCACCCCcgtcaatctttcccaatattaCCCAATTCTTTCCAACTCCAATTAATCAGTTCCTACCGCCTGACAGGCCCCTGCACatcatccctccttccttcctccttgctAATCTATAGTCCATCTCAATCTATGGAACACTCGGAATCGGGGGTCTAAGCTCCCTTCTGCTTCTGCACCTGTGACCCTTCTGACTCAAGGCTTCTAATTCTTCCAAATCCCCCTCCACTGATGGGTGATGGGGCCTGGATCTTGCCACCCATGTCAGGAGCCCAGGTCACCTACATCAATCCCCTCAATCCCACCCAGACCCTTCAAGCCGCGGGCTAGCTGGGCACCCTGCCGCTCCCACTGGCATCACAACTTGCCCCTTGACCAGAAGGTTGGAGGGCGTGAATCCTGTTCCCTGACATTCCGGGGCTCCCAGCATCACCCCTTCCCTAGTTCGCACTACCGGAGCCCGAGAAGCCACAGAATCTGGGAACACAAGCGGCTGGAGCATCCGAGGTGTCCATGAGCACGGAATGGGTGTGACCCCGCCCCGCTCGACTCAGTTTCCCCGAACCAACCCAGATCTTTACCAAGAACCCCGGGGAGGTCCCAGTCCGAGGGCCGCGAGGGCACGGGGTCTCAGGGCTCTGGGATGAATGCCAACAGTCTCGGAGGGCACATAAGGCCCCCGGGGAAAACCCCAATCCGACGgtggggaaaaaggagaaaaaatgaatttggaaCGTCTGCTCTTTGTGATTTCCCGATTCCAGACCCTTCAGTCCTCTGCCATTCACAACGCCTTAAGAGTTGGCGGAGCTTGGGACGCGAGGACCTCGGGCCTCGTTTGAGCTACAGAAGAGGGTAAACAgcgggcggggcggggcggggcggggcttACCTGGGGCCGCTGGTGCCGAAGCGCCTCCAGGGCGGCGAGCGAGACCACGTAGAGCGCAGGCTGACAGCGCGCCGTGCGCTTCAGCTCCTCGTGCGGCCCGCGCAAGCTCAGTTCCAGCAGATCGTAGCCTAGCATGCGCCCGGCGGCCTCGTACAGCGTACGCGCGCCCGGGTAGCGTAGGAGCGCGCGCCCCATGCCGACGGCCTGGCTGCCCTGGCCCGGGAAGAGCAGCACCGAGGTGGTCTCGGGACCCGGGCGGGATCGAGGCCTGGGCTCCGGGCTCGCGCTCACCGTGGCGTCCCTCAGCAGCGCCGCCACATCCACCACCTCGGACGGCGGCGGCGGCCCCGCGGGGTCCCGGGCTCGCGAGGACCAGAGGCGCCTCCGGAGCGCGCCTGCGGCCCCCGCGCCGAGCCACAGCCGGGCCGCCATGACTGACGCCGTCTCCGCCGGCGCCCGTTGTCTGGCAACCGCCCGACGCGCCTGCGCGGAAGGCCGCGTGGGTGCGCGCGCATCTCGGTCCGGCCTTCGTACGCGGAAACCGGAGTCCGGGAGAAAAGTTCCTGCTCTTTGCAgcaccctctccctctcttttctcttcttaacTATAATAATATGAcgaattttacaaataaaatcataaaggTGATGGCCGCCATTTCTATGGCCCTACAAGGTTTACCAAGCTCACCCTTCCCTACATTAGTGGGAggttaataatataatatataataaatgatatATAATGCAATACAATAAAGGTCCAGAGAGGGTCAGCCTTTTACCCTGGTGGGTAAAACCTCTTGGCAGACCGCCTAAATCAGGCTGAGGGGAATCCGCAGGCCTCAACTGGCTGTCTATCCCAAGCATCCCCTGGtgagaatgggcagatgagaacagctTGTTCCAGCAGCTGCGAGGGCGCCTGAATGCGTGGCTGCGGAGCCCTTAGAGCCTGGTCAGACTGCCTCCTGGGCCATCGCCAGCCATCCTGCCACTGCACCTCTGTGACTGCTCAACTCTGCCATGAACTCTTCCATCCAACTCACCCACCAGACATTGGGGGGATTTGGGGAGGATGACTTCCCCCAAGCTGTCATTGggtctcttcaaaaacaaaggatgaaggAGAACaacagttgggaaaactggaggCCTAGAGAATGAAGCAACTTGCTCAAGGTTTTCACATAGGCAGGAAGCAGCAGAGCTGGAGTCTGACCCACGTAACCCTACAGCTCTTCTGAATTTCTGTTTCAGGCTCTTTCCCCCCCCAGAACTCCTCTGTTACACAAAGAATGCTTATTTAAAGAATAATCAACATATTCCCAGTGCTGGGACTTGGCATCTCAGACCCTCAACATTTACTTAGtcgtatgaccctggacaagtcctttctcctctctaagcctcagtttcttcacctgtaaaatgaggataagaaatagagagagggGTTCAACTTCCCTGgcaggaagatctgtgtttggGTCCTCCTGGCTATGAGACCTCACTTAACTCCCAGTGTCCAAGCTGGCAATGCTAGTCTTAAACTGAAAAGCAGGTGCATCTGCATTGATAAAGTTCTCACTTGGAGGTCCCTAAACAGATGGAATCACAGGTAAGTCTAGAGCCCCCTCACCACCCTACTCCGCAAATGAGTAGAATGATTCTTGCATTAGCTAACAGAAATCAGTTGAAGAAGGCTCTGGGAAATGAGGGTGACGGTTTTTTCCCTGGACAGGTGTGTGGACATTCTGGTGCCTCCTTGTGACTGTCCTTGGGATTACCAGAGAAATTGAGGATTTTATTCTGGTGTCCCCATCCAGGCAGCATTTCCCCAAAGGCAAGATGGTAGACATGCTAGCAAACATGTTGTCCctgataatgatgaagatgaggatgaggatgatgatggcaGTGGGCAAAACACCCTGGCTCTGGAGTTCCAGGACCAGTGTTCAAAAACTGTCTCTCATGCTTGTTGCGTGTGTGACCACTGGCGGCAAGTCAGTTAAGCTCCCTAAGCCCCAGTTTCTCcagttgtaaaatgaagcagttggactAATTTCCTTCCCTCCTAGCTTTTGATCTAGGATCCTTTGACCTGATCCATAGGGCATATAGATCCTATAGGCTCTGTGAGCCTGTGATTCAGTAACTgagtggaatcaggaaaagttcCTTGGGCTGCTGAGCTGAATCATGAAGGATGAGAAGGATGAGGAAGGAGTGTCCCCCAGACCCAAATGTGTGAAGACCAGAGATAACACACAGTTGTACCTGGTAATAGTTCCCCCAGTTAGCGAGAACAG is part of the Notamacropus eugenii isolate mMacEug1 chromosome 3, mMacEug1.pri_v2, whole genome shotgun sequence genome and harbors:
- the MCAT gene encoding malonyl-CoA-acyl carrier protein transacylase, mitochondrial, giving the protein MAARLWLGAGAAGALRRRLWSSRARDPAGPPPPSEVVDVAALLRDATVSASPEPRPRSRPGPETTSVLLFPGQGSQAVGMGRALLRYPGARTLYEAAGRMLGYDLLELSLRGPHEELKRTARCQPALYVVSLAALEALRHQRPQVIENCVAAAGFSVGEFAALVFSGALEFEEGLHAVKVRAEAMQEASEAVPSGMLSVLGKPQTQYKVACQEAREHCQTLGIEEPVCEVANYLFPDCRVIAGHLQALHFLQKNSSRYHFRRTRMLPVSGGFHTRLMEPALEPLAQVLKKMDIKKPLISVYSNVDGNKYLHARHIQQLLVKQVVFPVKWEQTMHAIYERRKGTEFPQTFEVGPGKQLGTILKNCNLKAWKTYSHVEVMEEEEEEDLNV